One region of Bartonella alsatica genomic DNA includes:
- a CDS encoding lytic transglycosylase domain-containing protein, which yields MQFLKILLSAAFAVFFIFDIGWAYTVLNVVGSGKSSVNLVTKIPIRPYESLIQKFANKYNVPVNLAHAVVSVESNYQARTKGAAGEIGLMQIKPSTARGLGFNGSVQDLYDPATNLEYGMRYLARAYKLSGGNTCGTILKYNAGHAAKKMNPVSAKYCSKVKTYLASLK from the coding sequence ATGCAATTTTTAAAAATCCTTTTAAGTGCAGCATTTGCTGTATTTTTTATATTTGATATAGGTTGGGCCTATACTGTCTTAAATGTTGTAGGATCAGGTAAAAGTTCAGTAAATCTTGTTACTAAGATTCCTATTCGTCCTTATGAATCTCTTATTCAGAAATTTGCGAATAAGTACAATGTTCCCGTTAATTTGGCGCATGCTGTTGTAAGTGTTGAAAGTAATTATCAAGCACGTACAAAAGGGGCCGCTGGTGAAATAGGCTTGATGCAGATTAAACCTTCTACAGCGCGAGGGTTGGGCTTTAATGGTTCTGTACAAGATCTTTACGATCCTGCGACCAATCTTGAATATGGTATGCGTTATTTGGCACGGGCGTATAAACTAAGTGGTGGAAATACGTGTGGCACAATCCTTAAATATAATGCAGGTCATGCTGCGAAAAAAATGAATCCCGTTTCAGCGAAATATTGCTCAAAAGT